The Streptomyces sp. A2-16 sequence GTCGCGCTCGAAGTCAGCCATGCGGGTGCGTTCCTTCTGGTAGCTGAGGGTGGGCGGGGTTCAGAGCCAGGCGTCCCGCCACTCCGCGGTCAGCCGGGCGGCCGAGGCGTAGTCGCGGGCGCGGAAGAGTACGGGGGTCGCGCCCGGCGGCAGCGGGAACCAGTCCGAACCGGGCAGCAGGGTGGCCCGCCGGGAGGCCGTCCCCTGGAGCAGGACCGACCGCGCGTCGGTGTCGACGACCAGGAACTCGCCTTCCTGGAGGGTGAGTTCGAAGGCGAGCTCCTCACCGGTCGCGGTGTTGCTGATCACCGGCTGGACGCAGGGTCCGCTGATCCGCCAGACCGGCCAGGTGGGCACGGTGCCCTTGTTCTCCAGCAGCAGCCGGCCCCCGGAGGAACCGGACCCGAAGTCCAGGGGGAAGGAGAGCGGGAAGGAGACTCCGCCGCTGGAGGAAGGCAGCGGACAGGTGCTGGTGTTCAGGCCGTACGAGTACCGCAAGGGGTCCGGGGCGGTCATGGTCAGGGAGAACTCGAACACCCCGGACTTGCGGTCGGCGATCTTCGTCTCGGCGGTGAGCCGGACCAACGCCCGCCGTACGCGGTGCGGTTCGGTGACGACGAGCGGCAACAGCGCGCTGCCGTCGGCGAGTACGGCGGCCAGCCGGTCCTTCGCCTCTTCCCGTACGGCCCGTTCGGGGGCGATGGCCATGCCCTCCAGGGTGATCACGCGGGGGCCCCGGTAGGAGGGGGCGTCGAACGCGCCGTGCCGCTCGGGACGGTCGGTCAGGGTGAGCCGGACGGGCGGGGTGGCGGCCCAGCCCTGTTCGCTGGTGACCCACCACTCGACGCCGTCGTCGTCGACGGTGTTCCCGGCCCAGCCGTCCACCTCGAACACCGGCTGCTGGAGCTGGCGGCCGCTCATCGCTTGGCCGCCCAGGCGAGTTCGCGGGCGGTGATCCGGCCGATCTCGTACTCGGACTGTCCGGGGCGGGGGTGCACGTTGACGGTGACGGGCCCGCTCGCGGCGGCGGCTCCGGTCCTTGCCGATGCCCCGGCGGCGACTCCGGCGAGGCTGTAACCGGGTCCGATCACGCTGCGCGCGGTGGCGGTGGCAAGCCGACCGGCGGCGCCCGCGACCCGGTTTCCGGCGCCCTCCATTCCGATGGCAAGCCCTTCACCGATGTCTCCGCCGAAGCCCATCATCACCTTGGACGGGGAGGAGATCCCGAGGATGCTGCGGATGGGCCCGGGAATGGTGTTGACGATGAAGTTCTTCACCGTGTTGAGGAGGGCGGAGGCCGAGTTCTTGATGCCGTTGATGAGGCCCATGACGAGGTCGCCGCCCAAGTGCATGAGTTTGTCGGGCAGTTCGGCGAAGAAGCCCCAGATCTTTCCGGGCACCCCCCGCAGAAAATCGACAACGGCATTCCATTTGTCGACGATCCAGTCCCGCACCGACCCGACCGCGTCCTTGATCCGATCCCAGTGCTTGACGATCGCGAGCACGGCGATCCCGACGGGTCCGGTGAGAATGGCGACGAGCAGTGGCCAGTTGGCCTTCAGCCAGTTCACGACGTTCTTCCCGGCGTCGATCAGCCAGTTGATGGCGACCGACGCCCCCTTCATGACCGTCCCCACCACCTGCCCAATGATCTTGAACGCCGCCTGCATGACGGCCTGCACGGTCTTGGACTGCATCGCCATGTCGATGAGCTTGGTGATGAGCGGCATGACGAGGGCGAGGATGGCACCGAGGATGTTGGCCTTCATGGCGGTGTTGAGCCCGCGCTGGGCGGTGGTGGCGGTACGCAGTCCCTGACTTAACCGGGAGAAGAGACCACCCCCGGACGCCGCACTCCGTCCGGCCCGCTGCACATCGGCGGCGGCCCGGGTAGCGGCGGTCCGCACCTGGTTGAGCCCTGCGCTCGCCTGAGTGGCGGAGCTCCGCAGCCGACCGGTGGCGGTGCTTGCCTGAGTGGCCGAGTTCTTGAGCCGATCGACCGAACTGCTGGCCCCGGTGACGGCGGTCCGCATACGAGTGACGGCACCGCCGGTGCTGGTGGCCGCGGATCGCATCTGGTTCAGCGCCCGGGTGACCGATACGAGTGACGTCTGCATGGTGGGTTGACTCCGTCGCTGTCGTGTGTGCCGTTATCGCCGCAGGTCGCGCTCAAGCGCGTTGAGGTCGTTCCGCAGGCCCTTGACGGCCTGGCCTGCGCTCTTGGCTCCGCTCTCCAGCGCACGAACCTGCTGCATTCCCTTTTCGACCTTGTTGCGCAATGTGTCGACCTGACGGAGAGCGTCTCTGCTTTTCCGCTCCACCTCGTTCGTTCTGGTGCGGGCCTGCTTGCGCACCTCACTGACCTGAGTGAGGGCGTTTTGGGCCTTGCGCTCGGCGCCGTTCGCCTTGGTGCGCGCGGCCCGGCTGACACTGCCGGACTCCTTGGCGAGGGCCTGGGCCTTGGTGCCGCGCTGCTCCGCCTTGTTGGCCGTCCGCTCGGCAGCGCCCAGGCCCTTGCGAAAGGCCGCGATCTGTTCCTTCAGCTCCCGGTCGCCTTGGCGAGCGGCGTCCTTGGCCGTCTTGAACGCGGCGTCGATCCTCTCTCGGACCGTCTTGATCGACGCCCTCTGCGTGCCGTCGATCCGTTTCAGCTCCGCCAGCTGCTCGTCGATCTTCCGGTCCCGCTTCTCCTGAGCGCGGTCCTCCCAGAGCTTGGTCAAACTGAATTCATGCTTGAACAGACCGAACTCGGCCTGGTATCCATACACGCCGAGTTGGGCGAAGGTGGCCTCGGCCTTCCCTCCGGTGGCCTCGGCCTTTCCACCCACGGTCTCGGTCTTGGCGAGGATGTTCTCGTGGCCGCCGTAGTGTTCGACGTCCTGCCCCGCCTTCCAGGAGGAGATCTCGGCCTGGACCGCACTCTTGAACTCCGGGACGTTCGAAACTTCCTTGAGCTGCTCCTTGAACTGTGCAGCGAACGCCGGTGTCCCGACGTTCTCCAGGTCCTGGACCCTCGATGTCAGGTTCGCGACGTCCGCTTTGAGGTCGTCACCCACGCGTCGGCTCCTCTCATGTCGGCGTGCTCAGGAACGCGACGATCTCCGCTGCGGAAGCCCCCTGCTCCGCCGCAGGAGGCCGAGTTCCCTGCGCAGAACCCTCCGTCGCGCCGTCCCCTGGCCGCGGCACCGCCTCCGGATACTCCGCCGGTTCCGCGTCCTCGTCCCGGTGGACCGTCGCGAACATCCAGTTGGCTACGGCGAGATGGTCGACGGCCGCGGCGAGCAGATGGTCCGTGACCGTCCAGTCCGCCTGTTCGCCGTGGACCGCCCGGGCGTAGGACGAGTCCGAGGGGAGGTGTTCGACGAGGACCCGCAGGCGGCGCGAGGAGAGGCGCCCCCGGTGCCAGTCGAGGAGGTCGACCCCGTAATGGCGGAGCAGATCCGCCTCCAGAGCCTCGGCGTGCTCGTCGACCAGCGCGCCGAGGCTCAGCCTTCCCCCAACGACATCCCCGTGTCGTTGCCGTACGCCTCCAGAATCGCGGAGACGTCCTGGACACTCGTGTCGTACTTGCAGAAGCGCTCGAACTGCTCCGCTCCGAGCAGCAGCGCCAGCAGCCCGTCGATGTCGTTGTCGTCCAGCGCGGCGATCTGCTTGGCGATACCGCGCGGGAACTCGGTGGGCAGCCGGAACACATCCCCGTCCACCTCGAACTCCCAGTCCTTTCCGACTGCTTCGAGGCGCTGGGCACGGGCGGCGTTGACGTTGAAGGGGGCCATGTCGGTGGAACTCCTTGCTACGGGACGGGACAGAGGGATCAGGCCGCGCTGAAGCTCGGGTCCTTCATCAGGAAGGTCGCCAGCGGGGCACCGTCCACCGTGGCCAGCGCGGTGAAGGTGACACCGAGCTTCACGGGGGCGGTCCGCACGAGGGCGAGCTCCTCCGTCTCGGTCACCTGGCCACGGGCGACGATCATGCGGTACTTGACCTCGTCGCCGTCGGTGAACTCCAGCCCGAGCATCCGCTCGTCGAACTTCGGCTCGGCCGCCAGCTCGTACTTGTAGAGGCCGGACCCGGTCGCCGTCTCCTTCACCTGCCCGCCGCCGAAGAAGAACGGCAGGGTGTCCTCGTTCAGCTGCAGCAGCTGGAACTTGAAGCTGAGATCGCGGTCGGAGTAGACGAACCTCGCCGAGCTGACGCTCTGCCAGGTGTCCACGGGGTCCAGCTTGTCCTTCTTGGAGATCTTGACCCCGTCGGTGGTGGTGTACCCGAGGTCCTTCCAGCCGGCACCCCACGCTGCGGCGGTGTCGGCGGGCGGTGCGGTGGCGAGCGGGGCGATGAGGACACGGCCACTGCCCGCGACCCGGATCTCCTTGGCGTTCGTTCCGGCCATCACTGCTCCTTGCTGGGAGTTGGACATGATGTGCTGCTGTGGGAGTACGGCGAAGTCGCGCCGGTGATACGGCCGTTCAGGCCGGGCGGACCACCAGCCGGGTGGTCGAGACATAGCGGTTGGCACTGCCGTGCCGGTAGTCGGGCAGCCAGCGCGGCCCGTCCTCCTCGACGACGTCCACGACGGTCGCCCCGCCGTAGCGCACGCCTCTGAGCTGGAGCATCAGGGAACGGGCCACGAGGGAGACGGTGTGGGCCGCGGCCTTGGAGGGGCCGTACGCCTCCAGGTCGACCAGCGGATTGTCGAGCCGCGGGTCCTCCGCCCAGGCGCCGCCCATCCGGGAGACCAGTACGGCGCGCTGCGAGCCGTCGAACCCCGGGGGCGGCGCGACGTCGACGACGACGCCCGCCAGCTCGCTGCGGTCCTTCAGCAGGTCGACGACCAGCTGCTCCACGTCCGGGAAGGTGATGTACGGCTCACTCATCGGAGTCTGCGGAGTCTTCGGCGTCCTCGATGCCCTCCGCGGGCCGTGCGATCACACCGAGCAGTTCCCGCGCGGCCAGGTCGTCCACGTCCACGACGTCACCGGGCTCGTGCCCGTTCCACCAATAGGTCAACTGGATCTTCTGCACGGCGTTTCCCCCGAAACGGTCGGCTGTGAAGCAACCTCCTGGGAGATCAACTTCCAGTGGTCAAAAGGAAGTTGGCGCCCCAGGGACCGCAAATGTAACGGCCGCCCCAAGCGCAGCGTGAGCAACTTGAGGTCTCGAACGGATAACGATGGCGGGAGATGCGGAGGCCCGCCCCGGCGCGACCCGACGCAAGAAAGCCCCGCCCCCACAAGGGGACGGGGCTCCGCGCACCACCGGACCGACCGTCAGCCGATCGACGCACCCGTCGCCGACAGCGCCTCCGTCACCGGCTGGAAGAACGTCTCCCCACCGGAGGTGCAGTCACCGCTGCCACCGGACGTCAGCCCGATCGCGCTGCTCCCCGAGAACAGCGAACCGCCGCTGTCCCCCGGCTCCGCGCACACGTCGGTCTGGATCAGCCCGTTCACGATGTCGCCGTTGCCGTAGTTCACCGTCGCGTCCAGGCCGGTGACCTTCCCGGAGTGCACCTGGGTGGTGGACCCGCTCCGCGTCACCGACTGGCCGACGGTCGCCGAGGCCGCTCCCGTGATCGCCTGCGCGGACCCGTTGTAGAGGTCCACCTCACTGGGGTGGTCGACCTCGGCCGTGTACTTCACCAGGCCGTAGTCGTTGTCCGGGAAGCTCGACACCTCGTTGGTGCCGATCTGCTTGCCGCTGGAGTCCGACCACGTCGAGATCGCCTCGGTGCAGTGCCCGGCGGTGAGGAAGTACGGCTCCCCGCCCTTCACCACGTTGAACCCGAGCGAGCACCGCCCGCCGGAGCCGCTGATCGCGTCACCGCCCGCGATGAAGGGCTTGAACTCCCCCTTGGTGCGCTGGAGTTCGGCCACCGAGCCCAGACCGTCGACCACCTTGGTGAGCTTGGCCCACTCAGCGTCGGAGACCGTGCGGTCGGCGGTGACGACGACCTTGTTGGTGGTGGGGTCGGTCACCCAGGACGTCCCCGGGATGGTCGCGTCGCTCGACAGCGTCGTCCGCGCGCTCTTCAGCTCGGCGAGGGAGTTGGAGACGATTCTCGCCGAGGCCCCGGCCGCCGACACGGTCCGTGCCGCGTCCTCGTCAAGGACGTTCACCACAAGACTCTTGGTCTTCGCGTCGTAGAACGTCCCTGCCGCGTCCGTACCGAGTTCCGCCCCGAGCGTCGAGGCGAGCTTTCCGGCCGCGAGGGCCGAGAGGGTCTTGACTTCGGGCGAGGCCGGCGTCTCGCTGGCGTTCGCAGTCTGCAAGGTGACTCCTGCGGCGACCAGTGCGGTGATGCCCGCACCTGCCACGACGATCCGTCGCCTGGGTATGCGTCGGTGCTTCAACTCGTGTCCTCCTGTGGGGGGTCGGCCCGGGAGATTGTGGGGATCTCGCGGGCCGGAAGGCTGGTTGACGAGCGCTTACTCTTCCGAACCCCCCAGGGGGCGCACAAGGGTGACTTCCGGACGCGCGTAGAACGCGGTTGTGCGCCCTCGCCACTTTTGACAGTCCACGGTCACCCCAGGCCGTTCACGCTGCAAACACTACGAGCGAGTAACCCCCATGCAGCCTGTGAGGTCTAGTCCTGTCCTGAATTCGACCCCTCGGGGTCCGGATCCGACCGGGGCTCAAGAGACGCGCGTTGCTCCTGCACCGGTTGCTGCGGCGCCGGCGCCCCCACCCCCTGCTGCGCCCGCTCCAGGAACCGCAGCAGCTCGACGGGGAACGGCAGCACCAGCGTCGAGTTCTTCTCCGCCGCCACCGCCACCACCGTCTGCAGCAAGCGCAGTTGCAGCGCGGCCGGCTGCTCGGACATCTCCTTGGCCGCCTCGGCCAGCTTCTTCGACGCCTGGAGTTCCGCGTCCGCGTTGATGACCCGGGCCCGCCGCTCCCGGTCCGCCTCGGCCTGCCGGGCCATGGACCGCTTCATGGTCTCGGGCAGGGAGACGTCCTTGATCTCGACCCGGTCGATCGTGACCCCCCACTCCACCGCGGGACTGTCGATCATCAACTCCAGTCCCTGGTTGAGCTTTTCGCGGTTGGACAGCAGATCGTCCAGTTCGCTCTTGCCGATGATCGACCGCAGCGAGGTCTGCGCCATCTGCGCGACCGCGAACCGGTAGTCCTCGACCCGGACGACCGCCTCGGCGGGCGAGGTCACCTTGAAGTAGACGACGGCGTCCACCCGCACGGTGACGTTGTCCCGGGTGATGCCCTCCTGCCCCGGCACCGGCATCGTCACGATCTGCATGTTGACCTTCCGGAGCTTGTCAACGCCCGGAACGATCATCGTGAACCCCGGCCCCCGCACTTCCGGCCGCAGCTTTCCGAGGCGGAAGACCACGCCCCGTTCGTACTGCTTGACGACCCGCGCGGCCGCCATCACGTACACCGCTCCGGCGGACACGAGCGTCACGCCCGCTGCCACCAGCTCCTCGACCATCGCGACCCCCAGGGTCCGAACCAGGCGCTCAAGGTGTGTACTTCGACGGTAACTCCGCCGTGTACACCAAGGGGAGACGGAGGACACAGGTGGTCCAGGGCATCAGGACGCAGGACGGCCGCCGGCTGACGGTCGAGGAGTACGGCGACCCGGACGGCACGCCGGTGGTACTGCTGCACGACACCCCGGGCTGTCGCTTCGGCGTCGTACCCCCGGACGTCGTGACCGCGCACCCGCACATCCGGTTCCTCGGCTACGACCGCCCCGGCTACGGCGATTCGGACCGGCTGCCCGGACGCCGCGTGGCCGACGCCGCCCGGGACGTGGCGGAGCTGGCCGGCGCTCTCGGGCTCGGCCGCTTCTCGGTGCTCGGCCTCTCCGGCGGCGCCCCGCACGCCCTGGCCTGCGCCGCGCTGCTGCCCTCCCGAGTGCGGCGGGCGGCGGTGCTGGCGTCACCCGCGCCCCCGGACGCGAGGGAGCTGAGCTGGTTCGAGGGCATGACCGCCTCCCAGGTCGAGGAGTTCACCCTGGCGCTCACCGACCCGCTCGCCTTCTCCGAGGCCCTCGCCGCCCGCGCCGCCGACATCCGTCGCGACCCCGCCCAGCTGCTCGTCTCCGTCCGCGACGGCCTCACCGACGCCGACCGGCGGATCCTCTCCGGCCCGGGGTCCGGCGAGCTGCTGCGCGGCTATCGGGAGGCGGTGCGCGGTTCGTCGTACGGCTGGCTCGACGACCGTCTCGCCCTGCTCAGCAACTGGGGCTTCGACCCGGCGGCCGTCACCCGGCCCGTCCTGCTGTGGCACGGCGCCCAGGACACGTTCTCCCCGGTCGGCCACTTCACATGGCTGGCGGACCGCGTCCCCCGCGTCCGTCCCGTCCTCCAGAAGGACGCCGGCCGCTTCGGAGCCCTCGAGGCCCTGCCGGCCGTACTGGACTGGCTCTGCGCACCACCGGAACGTGCCACGCCGTGATGACGGCGAGCCCCCGTACGACGGACGCGTACGGGGGCTCGCCTGGTGCAGGCTGCGATATGGCGTTGCCGGGGCTAGAAGACGCTGACGCCGTAGGCGCTCAGGGCCTCGGTGACCGGCTGGAAGAAGGTCGTGCCGCCGGAGGAGCAGTTGCCGCTGCCGCCGGAGGTCAGACCGTAGGCGACACCGTTGCTGCCGTAGAGCGGGCCGCCGGAGTCGCCGGGCTCGGCGCAGACCGTGGTCTGGATCATGCCGTAGACGACGTCGCCGCCGCCGTAGTTCACGGTCGCGTTGAGCGCGGTGACCCGGCCGCTGTGGGTGCCGGTGGTGGAGCCGCGGCGGTTGACCGTGGTGCCCACGCTCGGGGTCGCGGCGCTGGTGATGTCGACGCTGCCGACGGTGCCGGAGATGGACGAGGTCGGGTAGCTCGACGAGTACCGGACGAGGCCGTAGTCGTTGGTCGGGAAGCTGGACCCGGCCGTCGAACCGAGGGTGGTCGTGTGGCCCGAGTTCGACCACCAGGTGCCCGCGCCGTCGGTGCAGTGACCGGCGGTCAGGAAGTAGTAGGTGCTGCCGCTGCGGACGTTGAAGCCGAGGGAGCAGCGCCAGCTACTCGCATAGATGGCGTCGCCGCCGGAGATCAGCTTGTTGAACTTGCCCGGGGTCCGCTTGATCGTGAGCGCGTCGGCGTTGCTGCCCGCCTGCTGCTTGATCTTGGCGATCTCGGCCTGCGAGACCGTGCTGTCGACGGTGACGACGACACGGTTGGTCTTGCTGTCGACAGCCCAGGCGGTGCCCGGGATGTCGGCCTTGAGCACCGAGCTGCTGGCGCTCTTGAGTTCGGCCGTGCTGAACGGGGTCGCAGCGGTCGCGTTCGCGCTGGGGACCGCGATCGCGGCCGCGGCCACGAGGCCGGTGGTACCGGCGATCAGCCGGGTCCGTCTCGCAATGCCACTGCGGGGGTTGGTGCGCTTGATCCTCACGTTTCGTTCCCTCCCAGGGGAATTCGGGGGCCCGCGTGGGGTCGGGGCCCGTGAGGCGCAGTCAGCGGCCCGGGTGTCCGGTTTTCGAACACGCCGTGCTCCTGACAAGCGCTGAGGGGGAGTATTCGGCCGAACGGACGGTCGGCGCAAGGGCGCCTTTCGGCCGTCAACCTTTGAAAGACCTTTGTCATTCGGAGGGAACGCACAGCCCCTGGATCCCGTCCCTTCTCCTCGTCACCGAAGTGACGCCGAGAGTGGCCCGGGGCGCCGGGAAGGGGCAGATGCGGTGGTCGGCGAGGGCGCAGGGCGTCGGCGGCCGCCGGTCGGAGCCGACCGTCCTACGGCCGTCGGCGTCCGCCGCGGACGGTCACGGGAACCGGAATCGGTGGTTTCCGTCCGCGCTCGCCGTATCGCCGAAAACCGCCCCCCGCCGAGTCGGCTCCCCACCCCGCGCCCTTGGCGTCAGCCGCTCCCCACGGGGTCGGGGAGTCCGAGGTGCGAGCGCAGGGTGGTGCCCTGGTACCGCGTGCGGAAGGCGCCGCGTTCCTGGAGCAGCGGGACCACCTTGTCCACGAACTCGTCGAGCCCGCCCGGGGTGAGACGGGGGTCGAGGAGGAAGCCGTCGGCGGCCCCGCACCGCACGAACGCGTCGAGCTCGGTGGCCACCTCCTCCGGGGTGCCGACGAAGGCCTGCGGCCCGCCCGCCTCGACGAGGGTCTGCCGGAGGGACGGCTCCCCGGCGACCGCGACCGTGCCGCCGCGCCGGGGCCGCCCCTGGGCGAGCGCCGGGTCGGCCACCTGGTCGAGGCCGGGATGGGGGGCGCCGAGGCCGTCGTCCCGGGAGGGCAGGTCGACGCCCCGTCGGATCCCTGCGGCCCTCTCCCGTGCCTCGGCGTCGGTGTCCGCGAGGACGACACCGACACCGAGCATGATCTTCAGGTCGTCGGGCGCCCGCCCGTACGCGGCGAGGCGGCGCTTCACATCGGCGTAGAAGGCACGCCCGTCCTCCAGTGGGCGCTGCCGGGTGAGGACCACATCGGCGGCTGAGGCGGCGAACTCCCGCCCCTCGTCGCCGTCCCCGGCCTGGATGACGACCGGGTGCCCCTGCGGCGAGCGCGGCACGGTGAACTCCCCCGCGATGTCGAAGTGCCGCCCGCGGTGCGCGAACGGGCGCGGGACCCCGTCCGCCGTCCAGGAGTCCCACAGCTCCCGTGCCGTCTCCAGGAACTCGGCGGCACGGGGGTAGCGGTCGGCCCGGTCCAGGAAGCCGCCGCGCCGGAAGTTCTCCCCGGCCGGGGCATCGGAGGAGGGCACCACGTTCCAGGCGACCCGGCCCCCGCTCACATGGTCCAACGTGGCGAGTCGGCGGGCGAGTTCGTACGGCTCGTTGAAGGTCGTGCCGACGGCGGCCGCGAGCCCGAGCCGCTCGGTGACGGCGGCGAGCGCGCCGAGCACGGCGAGCGACTCGTGGGCGAGGAGGACGAAGTCGAACAGACCCCGCTCGGCCGTCCCCGCCACCTCCTCGAAGGACGAGAACCCGATCCTCGACCGCGGACCGGCGCCGGTGGTGTCGTCGACGCCCGGGAGCCGCGCGGCCAGATGCATCTGCCTACGGCTCATGGCGCTCCCCGGTCAGGGCGTACCGGTTGCCGGGTCTGGCGAGGTCCAGGTGCTCCCGGAGTGTGCTGCCCGGGTAGAAGGTGCGGAACAGTCCGCGGTGCTGGAGCAGCGCGACCGTGCCGTTGACGAGCCGTTCCAGGTCGCGCAGCGGTTCGGCGGGTGTGAGGTGGAAGCCGTCGACGACGCCCTCGCCGTGCCAGGTGGCGATCAGTTCCGCGAGGTCGACGGGTCCGCCCCGGTACACCGGACCCTGCGCGGACGGGCGGGGGCCGCCTCCACCGT is a genomic window containing:
- a CDS encoding phage tail protein; this translates as MAGTNAKEIRVAGSGRVLIAPLATAPPADTAAAWGAGWKDLGYTTTDGVKISKKDKLDPVDTWQSVSSARFVYSDRDLSFKFQLLQLNEDTLPFFFGGGQVKETATGSGLYKYELAAEPKFDERMLGLEFTDGDEVKYRMIVARGQVTETEELALVRTAPVKLGVTFTALATVDGAPLATFLMKDPSFSAA
- a CDS encoding slipin family protein; the encoded protein is MVEELVAAGVTLVSAGAVYVMAAARVVKQYERGVVFRLGKLRPEVRGPGFTMIVPGVDKLRKVNMQIVTMPVPGQEGITRDNVTVRVDAVVYFKVTSPAEAVVRVEDYRFAVAQMAQTSLRSIIGKSELDDLLSNREKLNQGLELMIDSPAVEWGVTIDRVEIKDVSLPETMKRSMARQAEADRERRARVINADAELQASKKLAEAAKEMSEQPAALQLRLLQTVVAVAAEKNSTLVLPFPVELLRFLERAQQGVGAPAPQQPVQEQRASLEPRSDPDPEGSNSGQD
- a CDS encoding phage tail domain-containing protein; its protein translation is MSGRQLQQPVFEVDGWAGNTVDDDGVEWWVTSEQGWAATPPVRLTLTDRPERHGAFDAPSYRGPRVITLEGMAIAPERAVREEAKDRLAAVLADGSALLPLVVTEPHRVRRALVRLTAETKIADRKSGVFEFSLTMTAPDPLRYSYGLNTSTCPLPSSSGGVSFPLSFPLDFGSGSSGGRLLLENKGTVPTWPVWRISGPCVQPVISNTATGEELAFELTLQEGEFLVVDTDARSVLLQGTASRRATLLPGSDWFPLPPGATPVLFRARDYASAARLTAEWRDAWL
- a CDS encoding alpha/beta hydrolase, which gives rise to MVQGIRTQDGRRLTVEEYGDPDGTPVVLLHDTPGCRFGVVPPDVVTAHPHIRFLGYDRPGYGDSDRLPGRRVADAARDVAELAGALGLGRFSVLGLSGGAPHALACAALLPSRVRRAAVLASPAPPDARELSWFEGMTASQVEEFTLALTDPLAFSEALAARAADIRRDPAQLLVSVRDGLTDADRRILSGPGSGELLRGYREAVRGSSYGWLDDRLALLSNWGFDPAAVTRPVLLWHGAQDTFSPVGHFTWLADRVPRVRPVLQKDAGRFGALEALPAVLDWLCAPPERATP
- a CDS encoding NtaA/DmoA family FMN-dependent monooxygenase (This protein belongs to a clade of FMN-dependent monooxygenases, within a broader family of flavin-dependent oxidoreductases, the luciferase-like monooxygenase (LMM) family, some of whose members use coenzyme F420 rather than FMN.) translates to MHLAARLPGVDDTTGAGPRSRIGFSSFEEVAGTAERGLFDFVLLAHESLAVLGALAAVTERLGLAAAVGTTFNEPYELARRLATLDHVSGGRVAWNVVPSSDAPAGENFRRGGFLDRADRYPRAAEFLETARELWDSWTADGVPRPFAHRGRHFDIAGEFTVPRSPQGHPVVIQAGDGDEGREFAASAADVVLTRQRPLEDGRAFYADVKRRLAAYGRAPDDLKIMLGVGVVLADTDAEARERAAGIRRGVDLPSRDDGLGAPHPGLDQVADPALAQGRPRRGGTVAVAGEPSLRQTLVEAGGPQAFVGTPEEVATELDAFVRCGAADGFLLDPRLTPGGLDEFVDKVVPLLQERGAFRTRYQGTTLRSHLGLPDPVGSG
- a CDS encoding S1 family peptidase gives rise to the protein MRIKRTNPRSGIARRTRLIAGTTGLVAAAAIAVPSANATAATPFSTAELKSASSSVLKADIPGTAWAVDSKTNRVVVTVDSTVSQAEIAKIKQQAGSNADALTIKRTPGKFNKLISGGDAIYASSWRCSLGFNVRSGSTYYFLTAGHCTDGAGTWWSNSGHTTTLGSTAGSSFPTNDYGLVRYSSSYPTSSISGTVGSVDITSAATPSVGTTVNRRGSTTGTHSGRVTALNATVNYGGGDVVYGMIQTTVCAEPGDSGGPLYGSNGVAYGLTSGGSGNCSSGGTTFFQPVTEALSAYGVSVF
- a CDS encoding DUF5361 domain-containing protein gives rise to the protein MLRHYGVDLLDWHRGRLSSRRLRVLVEHLPSDSSYARAVHGEQADWTVTDHLLAAAVDHLAVANWMFATVHRDEDAEPAEYPEAVPRPGDGATEGSAQGTRPPAAEQGASAAEIVAFLSTPT
- a CDS encoding S1 family peptidase; the encoded protein is MKHRRIPRRRIVVAGAGITALVAAGVTLQTANASETPASPEVKTLSALAAGKLASTLGAELGTDAAGTFYDAKTKSLVVNVLDEDAARTVSAAGASARIVSNSLAELKSARTTLSSDATIPGTSWVTDPTTNKVVVTADRTVSDAEWAKLTKVVDGLGSVAELQRTKGEFKPFIAGGDAISGSGGRCSLGFNVVKGGEPYFLTAGHCTEAISTWSDSSGKQIGTNEVSSFPDNDYGLVKYTAEVDHPSEVDLYNGSAQAITGAASATVGQSVTRSGSTTQVHSGKVTGLDATVNYGNGDIVNGLIQTDVCAEPGDSGGSLFSGSSAIGLTSGGSGDCTSGGETFFQPVTEALSATGASIG